TATTCAAAAAACCTGCACTTTAGGCCAATTGATAACTCGTCTAAAGGCATTCTTGCGACTGGTTTTATGCCCGGCGATTAGCTGGTGACCAGTACCCTGGTATGAGCTCATATTCATATGTGACCCTAATTAAGTGGTagaacaaattattattttattttaaagaataTACAAAATGTTCATTTCTATAAGGTAGTAGTTGTCAGTGTTGTACCAGTGGGGTGCATCTTAGTTCCATGTAATGTTTCATGTCATATAGGTTGATGTTTGACTCAGCattgttttaatattttgtGGTGCTTACTGcattaaaatgtataatttgtttttaaagtgctttattaatttttttttggggggagggctGCAGAAGTGTCACTTGGGAGGTCACTTCACAGTGCAACTGGAGTAAAAGAATGAACTTCAAACATCCATCATTCCACAAAACCCCACCCAGTTCGATGGAGGGGGGGATTCCATTGGTTCGCGCGTATGTAGATCAGCTCGCCCTAAATTCAGCGCCTCTCATTGGTCGCCAGTGACGACAATCCCAAGCTTGCGCCCCGCCCACCTTAGCGGATCAAGTTTGAATGAACTGCAACAGCCTTGCTCTGGAGGTGCCAGGAGCATTTGTGGTAATTATTAAAAGTGTGTATCAAAGAGCACGCTGAGCTAAAATGGAGATGAAGAAGAGAATTCACCTGGAACTGCGGAACCGTACTCCGTCGGACGTAAGTGAACATACGGACCATCGCTTTCGCTTCTAACAGGACGATGAACCCTTTAGTGTGCATTCTTGGCGTGGTGGAGAGTGAGAGATGCAAAGTTTGTCAAGTCTGAGGAAGATGCGGACGTCCTGCTGCGTCGGTGCGAACATGTTGACAAGTGACAGGTGTTGCCGCCGCGTCAGTTTCATCTCCCGTGTGTGGCCGTAAACAAGGCAAGCGGCGAGAGAAGCCATAATAACTTTTGATCCGCGGGGCGCTCCGATTCGTTCGCCCCCGTTTAATATTGGCACGATGCATCTGTGCTGCCCTTTAGGAAATATCAACAAATTTGGAGCAATGTGGCTAAGTAACGACAAATCAATCCCGAAACCGCGAGGTGCAGCTGTCCAGCTCCACCCAGTTACCCCTCGTTAGCACAGCTCAATACTTAACTATGGTGAGGCTTGCTGTCGAGCAGCGCCAACATTTGCGGAGTGCGCTGCTAAGCAAACACCCTTACGACCTCTCCTCCACCCAGTGGCACAATACGGCGACATTCACGTTCGCACGCATTAACTGCTGGTGTGGGTTACTCCTTTGAAGCTGTCGTGCCGTTTCGATTACGTCGTACCATCCATCGAAAACGCATCGTACACCGGCGCATGGTTGTTTCCAGAAGTAGGACACACGCCGCCATTTTACTATAGTACAAAGGTACTTTGAAACACTTTAACGCCGCGTTTATTCGACATGAAACAACGAGCAATTTGATAATACCTGGTTATAAATAACAACCTATGAGCGCCCATCGATCCTATCTGCGTTTGTTTGTCGTAAACAACAGGAAGGAACGTTCGCCTAGCAGTGGCGTAATCCGCCTTCGTTGCCCCTCCTACTAACAAATGACTCTAAGGACTAGGATTTTTGGCTTCGTTTTTTTCGGACAAACGTCGCCTCTTCGTCGTTTACACGCGTCCCTGCTCAATACAGCAAATAAAATTGACCTATTTTAGGGATaagcaaataaatatatataatttacgTAACGTTAAATGATCTTCGCGAGAAGACTAGCTGCAGCGGAATAATATTATGCAGGTCTACGTTCCGGTTCTCGATGCTGATTGGTGTCACATTGGAAGGTCCCAGCACTTGCGTGAATATCCATCCGCTCAATTCAATTCTGTATTGTACTTTATAAGCTTGGAAAAATAATACTAAAAGTCAGCGAAGTATACACGTTCTTGAAAAATTGCATACAAAAGTATTTAGCGGCTCTGTGTTTAATCTGTATTTTGCTGTTTAAATTGGTTAATtgtcattttgtatttgtattttttacatttgattTATTATAAATAAAACATGCGTTTTAACACACACTTgcgtttttatttaaataattgcttcatcaatttaataattatatataatacgGTAAAAAATTTGAATTAATTGTTTGTATGAAGACAAACCACTTTATATATAGTCAGGCTGCAGTTGTAAATAAGAACTTGTTCTTAATTGTTTGCCTgggtaaataaaggttaaataaaaaataaataaaatttacacAATATACACTGTATGTATTGTAGTTCTGTTTAAACCTCATCTTTaggttttaaaaataaaatgtggcgCTTGAGCACAAATGTTCGCCCGTCCCAGCATTAAAGTTTGGGGTGGGGCTCCGCAATTAGCTATTAGAGTGGTTAAACTATGGTATGTATCATTAATTGATACAGCATTGTGCTCTCCCTTGTATCATTTGTGAGGATGATTGTGCTTGAGCCTCATGTTATTCATTTTACTCCATTCATTTTGGCTTTACAAGTGATAATCAGACTTGAATTTGTTTGCACTGTAGGTCAAAGAGCTTATTCTTGACGACTGTCGCTCCAATGATGGCAAAATCGAGGGGCTAACAGAGGAATTTCAGGAGCTGGAATTCCTGAgcacagtgagggttggactgacTTCGGTCGCCCACTTACCGAAGTTAAAAAAACTCAAAAAGGTTGGTTTTGGATAGTAAATAACCTGTTAAGAGTGTATATTGTTCTGATTGTTGGAATCATGCACAGCTTGAACTCAGCGATAATGAGATTTCAGGAGGCTTGGAAGTGTTGGTTGAGAAATGTCCCAACCTCACTCATCTCAATTTAGGCGGCAACTGGATTAAAGACCTCAGCACCATTGAACCACTGGTGAGTTAAACATGGCTGAAATCTGACTGTTTTGTCTGAAAATGCTTCCCACATCACTTCAAAGTGGTTCTATGCTCTAGAGCTTCTGACATTTTAGCTGCCAAATCATTGCCTGAGAAACTTTCTGGGTTCCTACACATGCATGGAAATTATACCATGGTGTTCAAACTGATTGGCTCAGAAAACTGCATTGAAATTTATTAAATCAAATTCCATAATTTTTTATAGCTTCCATGTTTGCGTAGGACCACAAGAAACTTTCTCATGCAATGAATGGCTTGTTTTACATTAGATTCCCTTTCTGACACAGTCCTCCAAATTTATCCTGGCTTGGGACCGGCACTCAGAATGTACTGGCTGCACACCCAATGTGGCTGAGTTGACAGATGAGATCAGACAAGAGTGTCTATAATGTTTGCAGATGACATTGTGAGACTAGAAATAAAAATACCATGTGTACTATGCTATCctgattttaataataataataaactagaAACTTAGTTGTTAGATTATACGAGCAAACCTGACacaatcatcttttttttggaTAAGTTAATATGAAGTACCCTGAAGACAGAACAAAGCAGAATTAAAATGTGTAATCATAAAAATTGTGACCACTATATATGTAGTTGTTATTACCATtgttaaactacaatctatttgAGTACTGAATAGCATTTACATTCCTGTAAGAAGTGATGGGATTGGAGTGACCCTTTATAGTCAAGTTCTCAGGTATTGCaagggaaaggaaaaaaaaagttcataaaACTTTCTATATTGACTACAAAATGTTTGAACTTGAAGTGGttgtttcatttattatttttgctgTCAAGGGACCATGGCATGAGCAGGTTAATGCCCTTGTATAATTACAGATTAATCCCtagttagtgattttttttttttccaagcacgatcatttttattttatttccttaaAGTATTTTTTCAGTTGTAGATATTTCTTTAGCTTTTGTTACTGAAAATAACTTGATGGGCAGATACTTTAAACACCCAACTAtttgcatctaaaccaaagaagTCAAAAGTCAATATTACCTATAAATACTCCCTTTAATCACATCATATATTGTTCCATACATGCTCCACCATTGATAAGACTCGTCCTTCTGACAGAAAGATCTGGGGTCCCTGAGAAGTCTTGAGCTGTTCACGTGTGAGGTGACAAACCTGAGCGAGTACAGAGACAGCGTTTTCAAGCTGCTACCACAGCTCACCTATCTGGACGGATTCGACAAAAACGATAAAGAGGCGCCGGATTCCGACGCCGAGCTCTACGCAGAAGGCTGGGAATACAGCTATGAAGAGGAGGACGGTATGTTTGACACGCATTTACATTCAAGCAGTTCTACGGGACTGACCGCTACATACATGTACATTTTGCTGAGAGCCCTTGGTTTTACCCAGATGAAGAGGATTTTGATGACGCTGCACcatcaggagaagaagaggaagatgaggcagatgatgatgaggaggagaatGAAGAGGCTGGCCTGAGTGGAGAAGTCAGACTTGAATTatcattgaaatatttttaatcaaatctttttttttatagctgCTTTTAGGTAACTTGCAAAATACAGTCAGTGTGGTGTTTTTGCTGTAAATGTTATGATGAAATCTTGAATTACTATGTGTCACAGTTTTATTTAAAGTCCTTGCTTGTACGAAAAAGGGGGTTCtattttaaataagacattctgatcatcaggaggaagatgaggaggaccTGAATGACAAAGAAGTagatgatgaggaggaagcAGAAGAGCGTAAGTAGGATTGAATgacaaaaaagaacaacaacaaaaagcagAGTTGCTCTTTGAATGAAAGAGGAAAAACTGTTAAATGTCTTCTGGCATTATAAACAATTTGACTGTTGTTGCAATAGAACAAGACCGGGGTCAGAAGAGAAAACGAGAAGTGAATGAAGAAGGAgaagatgacgacgacgacgatgacgacgatgatgattgaGGTGTCATTTGAACTTGCAGGTCTGTTTGAACTTGTGTGTCCCAGTCTCTTCCCGGTAACCAAGTGATTCTCCCATCAGAAGGAGAGCTTTGGTTCTTTGCCCTTTTGTCACAAGCGCTGCACCTTTGAAGATCTTTACAGTCCACTTTTAACTACTTTGCAGACACATATTTTATAAGCTTGGCAAGGATAAACGTTTGAAGAGTTGCCTGGGGTGTTTTCTCACTCTTTGTATGAGACCCGTTTGTGAATACATATGTATTTTAAGACCTCCATTTTAAAACAAGCGAAAACGCATGCCTAGTTCTGAGTCGTAGTTTCAGATATGTGAGCCGGGATCCCATCCAGTAATCTGTCCCCTTGTCTTATTTTTGACTTAGAGTATACTTTATTTCCTAGAAATAAACCATGTGTACTATGCTATCTTGACGTTAACCATGTGCTGAGGGTGACCCTCTGAGGTATTTAAATTATAGCAAAAGTCGACCCTTGTCAAAATCTAAGCTTTCATAGTTCGGATATTACGTGTTCTTGTAAATATTGAccaaatctatttttttgtattctcaCTGATAGCAGCAGAACTGATGTGAACCCATACATTGTAAGATGTGAATGATGTATTCTACTTTACTCAGAACGGGCAGTGTGAAACCTCTTGGATTTTAACACTACTTTTTAAACATAATCTCGCCAGAAAGGTGAATAATTCATAATCAGAATTATCTCTGTGTCTGTCCATATTCTTGTCTGTGACAAACTATTAGACACTATTTAGAAATGTGCTGGGAGTACAGCCAAAGTCTGGTTGGGCCATGAATGTTAAAACTGCTTCTATGTGCAGCGAACTTAACCTCTCTTACAGTATTTAAATTTTCACAATACACAACCTGGTCAAATCGGCCTTCAATACCCTTTCAAATTGTTTGTCCTCTTCCCATTTACAACAATAAAAGCCGTTTATTTATATTTGgagctttgattttttttacccccccaacatgatcaatttcttcttcatcTCTAAATCTGATGAACATGCAGCCTGTATAATGTTAATGTCACCGTGTCGTATACTCCCATTCATTCATGCACCTCTTCAGGGGTAACTGGCTACATAGCAAATTAAAGTCGACCCCTTGTACAATTAAATGAGGTTTAATAAAAGATAACACTGATCAGTTTTGTGACCCACTGATTGAGACCTATTCATTTATAATGTATTGCGGTGTATTATTTAGCTCTGATGTTGGATCTCACTGGATTATGCAATAATTAGAGACTTATTCAacactaaaaaaaatgtttaaatttggataaTTGTATATGAATGTTTGAGTTTATACTCACCCGATAGGATTCTGCAATGCAAAAGTGTAACAATCATTGACACAAGAAATGCTCAAAGTTATAATCTGCGTAGGAGAATCGACCTTTACTAAACCACATTGGAGGTTCACATTTCATTCGTGTTACACATATACTGTAACCAATGTAACTTTTTCTCTTTCCATAACCATGAATGACAGGATCAGtttgaaaatgtttaataattgccaagaaaaaaacaagttttatGGCTATTATTCAGTCAAAAGAGGAGAACACTATATAAGCTTTTACAACATGTGGTTTAAAGTTATCATACATGTCTTTTTACTATTAGAGGCAGAGCAAAATTAGACATTTACTTGTAGTCAACATGGCTTATAGTAACCGTGATACACTGTAGTTAACAACTAAAGGAATTAGTTTTGAGAATACAATACCTACCTATAAACATATCTACCTTGTCTGCAGTTATGGTGGCATTGTCAAAAACCATTAAAGGGCCACTTCCACAACAATCCTGCAACATTTACATGTAAACATTCAGCAAAATCAATTATCACAATCATTACTTGCCTTGTCACCGTCATAAAcaatatgaggaaaaaaaagcaacaaataaATAGTAGTTAGCCCTGAAACCAAATACATAAGTT
This genomic window from Syngnathus scovelli strain Florida chromosome 4, RoL_Ssco_1.2, whole genome shotgun sequence contains:
- the anp32a gene encoding acidic leucine-rich nuclear phosphoprotein 32 family member A, whose protein sequence is MEMKKRIHLELRNRTPSDVKELILDDCRSNDGKIEGLTEEFQELEFLSTVRVGLTSVAHLPKLKKLKKLELSDNEISGGLEVLVEKCPNLTHLNLGGNWIKDLSTIEPLKDLGSLRSLELFTCEVTNLSEYRDSVFKLLPQLTYLDGFDKNDKEAPDSDAELYAEGWEYSYEEEDDEEDFDDAAPSGEEEEDEADDDEEENEEAGLSGEEEDEEDLNDKEVDDEEEAEEQQDRGQKRKREVNEEGEDDDDDDDDDDD